CCGAGGTCTGGCCGCCGAACTGGACCATCACGCCGTCCGCGCCGGTCGCCTCGATCACGTCCGCGACCTCCTCGGCGGTGATCGGCTCGAAGAACAGCCCATCGCTCGTGTCGTAGTCCGTCGAGACGGTCTCCGGGTTGTTGTTCACGACGTGGGCCTCGATACCCATCTCGCGCAGCGCGCGCACCGCGTGGACCGCACAGTAGTCGAACTCGACACCCTGGCCGATCCGGATCGGTCCGCCGCCGACGACGACGACGCTCTCGACGTCGCGGTCGACCTGGACCTCGTCCCTCCCCAACCTGTCACCCAGGTCGCGCGTCGAGTAGTAGTAGGGGGTGGAGGCGGCGAACTCGCCCGCACAGGTGTCGACCTGTTTGTACGATCTGGACGGGGCGACCGATTCGACCGCCTCGACGTCCGTCCCGCCGACGGTCGCGACCGCCCGGTTCGTCATCCCGACCGCCGCCGCCGGGGCGAACTCGCCCTCACTGGCCGCGAGCGTCGCCTCGGCCACGTTCGCGTACCGTTCGAGATACCACTCGTGGATGCCGGTGAGCGAGGCGACGTCCGGTACCGAGTACCCGCGTTCGAACGCCTCGAAGATCGCGTAGGGCCGATCCGGCGTCGGCGCCTCGAGGTAGCTCGACTCAAGTTCGTCGTCACCCACCTCGGCCCAGTCCGCGGCCGGGTCGTACTCCGTCGAGCGGAGCGCCTTCAGCAGGCTCTCCTCGAAGGTTCGACCGATCGCCATCGCCTCTCCCGTACTCTTCATCGCCGTACCGAGCGTGAAGTCGACGTCGGTGAACTTGTCCTTCGGCCACCGGGGAACCTTCGTAACGACGTAGTCGATCGCTGGCTCGAACGCCGCGGTGGTCTGGCCGGTGATCTCGTTCTCGATCTCGTGGAGCCGTTTCCCGAGCGCGACTTTCGCCGTCACGCGGGCGATCGGGTAGCCGGTGGCCTTCGAGGCGAGCGCCGACGAACGGGAGACCCTGGGGTTCACCTCGACGACCCTGTACTCCCCGCCCGGCGAACCGTCCTCGCGCCAGGCGAACTGGATGTTACACCCGCCCTGGATGCCGAGTTCGCGGATGACGTCGAGCGCGGCCGTGCGCATCTCCTGGTGGCCGTCGTCGGGGATCACCTGGGACGGGGTGACGACGGTCGACTCCCCGGTATGAATCCCCATCGGGTCGACGTTCTCCATGTTGCAGATGATGATACAGGAGTCGTCGGCGTCGCGCATCACCTCGTACTCGAGTTCGATCCAGCCGGCGATCGACTCGGTGACGAGCACTTCGTTGTTGCGCGAGAGTCTGAGACCGCGACGAACCCGCTCGACCAGCTCGTCCATCTCGCCGACGACGCCCGATCCCGACCCCCCGAGCGTGTACGTCGTCCGTGCGATGACGGGAAGTCCGCCGACCGACTCGACGGCGCGTTCGACACGTCTCCGGAACGCATCCTCGTCGAAGTCGGTGACGGACTCGCCCTCGTCCAGCGAGATGGTCGTCGACTGGGGGACCGGCTGGCCGATCGACTCCATCCGCTGTCGGAAGAGTTCGCGGTCCTCGGTGGCGTAGATCGTCTCGAGTGGGGTGCCCATGATCTCGACGTCGTACTCCTCGAGGACGCCCTCCTCGGCGAGCTCGGCGGTGACGTTCAGTCCCGTTTGCCCGCCGAGACCCGCGATGACGCCGTCGGGCTCCTCTTTTCGGATGATCTCGGCGATCGCCTCGGTGGTGATCGGCTCGATGTAGACCCGGTCGGCCATCTCCGGGTCGGTCATGATCGTCGCCGGGTTCGAGTTCACCAGGACGACGCGTACGCCCTCTTCCGCGAGCGCACGACAGGCCTGTGCACCCGAGTAGTCGAACTCCGCTGCCTGCCCGATCTGGATCGGCCCGCTCCCGATCAGCAGGATGGTCCGCTGCTCGTCGCTCATTCGTTCGGTGGGAGTTCGTTCGTCGTAATAAGCGCCCCGAAACGATACGAAAGACGTAGCCCGGTTACGAAATTCGAATCGTCCCTCGCCAGTCCTCGAACCCGACCTCCGTACCGTACGGGGCGGAGAGTTCCGATAGCCGCTCGACGATCCGTTCACCCGTCTCCGCGTCCGCGTATCGAGGGTAGCCCCGGCCCGACCGTGGCTCCTCGAACCCGAGGTCGATCGGGTGGAGGTCGATTCGCTCAACCTCGCCACCTTCGAACCGACAGATCGGAACGACGCTCAGCCAGAACCACTCGTCGGCGAGAAAGCCGATCCGCTCACCATCGCCCTCCGTGCGGGCGTCGTAGAGGTCGGCGGGGAGCGCGTCGTGGGAGAGGTCGTAGCGGTCGTAGAGTTCGGCCGGCTGGGTCGGGATCGTCTCGTTCTGCATCGCGAGGTTCCCGAGGCTGTAGCAGATCGGGGCTCCGTCGTAGAGTTCGATTCCGCGTACGACGTGCGGCCCGTGACCGAAGACGACGTCCGCGCCGGCGTCGACACAGTCGTGGGCGAAGCGTTCAAGGAAGGCCGGAACCGAGTGGTCGTTTCGGTGACCCTCGGCCCCCTCGTGGACGTGGAGGCTCGCGACGACGAGGTCCGCCTGCCTGTTCGCAGCCTCGACTCTCGCGAGGACCGCGTCTCGGTCCTCCTCGTTCACCTCGCGACGGATCCCGAAGTCGTCTGCCTCCTCGAAGACGACGTCCTTGCCGCGGAGGTTCGGAAAGTGAAAGCCATCCGAACCGTCGCCGTCGACCGGGAACCCGAGGTCGCGGTAGCGCTCACGGGGCGCCTCGAGCCCGAGGTCGGAGGCGAGGTCGGTCACCAGGTCGAACGTCTCGGCGGGGATCTCGTAGGCCGTCTCCAGGCGTAGCGGCGAGACTCCAGGTCGACCCCCCAAGTCCGGTCGCTGGTGGCCGGCTTCGGTTCCGGGGACGAAACTCGTCGCGGCCGCAACGAGACCGACCCGGCCACAGGGCCGTTCGGCGTAGGTAGGTGCGCGCGCCGCAGCGAGGGTCGCACCCAGTCCCGCGTAGGGAATCGCCCGCTCGTCCAGCGCCCGCATCGTCAGCTCCATGCCGGGTAGCGAGAGGTCGCCGGCGTGGTTCGTCGCGGCCGCGAGGAGGTCGAAGCCCATCCAGACGAGTTCGTCGGCGACCCAGGACGGAGCGTCCATGTACGTCCCGCCCGAGCGCGCGGCCGGGATCCCATCACCGTCGGTGAGCAACACCTCGAGGTTCGCGACGGCGGCGTCGGCCCCGCGGATCGTTTCGACGAGGCGGTCGAGTCCGGAATCGGCTCTGGTCCGGAGGCGTTGGGTGACGATGGCGTCCCCCGCGAGCGCGAGCGTGGCGTCCGTCATGGCACCGGGTCGGTGGGCGTCGATAAGAACCGGCCGCTGCCGGTCGATCTGGCTCCTACCTCAGCCGTTATACGCGACCTGTGCGAGCGGCCCACATGGATCGAACCGACTGGATCGGCGAGACGTACACCTCACGGCTCGGACGCGACCTACTGTTCGACCTCTCGGAGATCGGCGCCCGCCTCGCCGCGAGCGAGGGCGAGCGCGAGGGCCACGACCGCCTCGCGGAGGCGTTCGAGGAGAGCGGGGTACGCGACGTACACGCCCACGAGTTCGAGATCCCCCGGTGGGAGCGTGGTACCTCGCGGTTCTCGATCGACGTCCCGAGAGAACGCGCGTTCGACGTGATCTCGCTGCCGGGGAGTCCGGCGGGCGAGGCAGAGGGTGAGGTCGTCCACCTCGGTTACGGCCTCCCGGAGGAGTTCGAGCGGTCGGATCTCGAGGGGAAGATCGTCGTCGCTCGCTCGGACGCACCGAGTCACCACCGCTGGATGCACCGCCGCGAGAAGTACTTCCGAGCGTACGAGGCCGGTGCTGCCGCCTTCGTCTACCAGAACCACGTCCCGGGCTGTCTGCCGCCGACCGGGTCGCTCGGCGGCGGTACCGACGTGATGGGGCCGCTCCCCGCAGTCGGGATCAGTGCCGAGGAGGGCGAGCGCCTCGCCCAGTACGCCAGGGTCGGGTCGATCGAGGGCCGGGTGAGCGTCGACGTGACCGTCGGTGACGGGATCTCCCGGAACACGATCGGGACAGTGGGTCCAGCTACGGAGGAGGAGGTCCTGGTCGGGGCGCACGTCGACGGCCACGACATCAGCGAGGGGGCGCTCGACAACGCCTCGGGCGTGGCGGTGCTCGCGGAGGTCGCCCGGGCGCTCGTCCGGATCGAAGCCGACCTGGAGACGCGGGTACGACTGGTCGGCTTCGGCGCTGAGGAACTGGGCCTGATCGGCTCGCAGACCTACGCCGACGAGCACGATCTGGGAGGAACAAAGCTCGTCGTCAACTGTGACGGTGCCGGCAGGGCGCGAGACATGGCCGTCCGGACGTGCGGGTTCGAGGGCGTCGCGGAGGTACTCGAGGAGGTCGGTTCCGAATACGACCAGCCGATCGACCGGATCCCGGGGGTGAACCCCCACAGCGACCACTGGCCGTTCGTCTGGCGTGGGGTTCCGGGGGTACAGGTCCGCTCGGTCACCGGAGAGGGCCGCGGCTTCGGCCACACGTTCGCGGATACGTTCGACAAGACGGATACCCGGGCGGTGCGCGAGCACGCAATCCTGACGACGGCGCTCGTCGAGCGGGTCGCGGATCCGGGTACGGAGATCGTATCGCGCTCTGTCGACTCGATCAGGGAGGAACTAGAGGCGAAGGAGCTGGACGTCTCGATGCGGGTCGCGGGCGACTGGCCCTACGAATGAGACCCAGCTTCGAGAAGGGGTTGGATGCACGGCTCGCGGAGTCCCGAAACTCGCCGAGAGTACCGATCTGCCGCGGTGTGAAGCGACCGTCCGACGAGGCACTGAGGGTGTGATCGGTGGTGGAAGACGGTAGCTTTCCTCGAGGACCGCGTCAGAGCGACGGCGACGCGTACGTCGGTTCGGCGCGATCACCCACGACGACGGAGCCTCAGCTCGAGACGTGAGTGCCCTGAAGTAGATCGGCACGGAGTTGGTAGGTTGGGACCCATCGGACTCCGTGCCGTGAGTAGCTTCGAGACACGCCCATATAGGTCTACTGTGATGATCCGGGTTAACGGTTCGCAGCTGCTCTTTCGAGGGATTCGGGACGAGTGGTGGCCGACCTCGACCGGGAATCCCGCCAGGTGCTTCACCCGGAGACGACGGTTCGTGGATCGCTCCGGTCCTCGTCGAACGGAAGGTAGTGGATCGACGCCGACTGACCGTATCAGCCGAGTTCTCACACGGAGGCGTGTTTCTATCGGGGGAGAACGTACGTTTCGTCGGGAACTCCACACCGACGCCGGGAGACCGTGAACCCGATTCGCGTCGGTCGGACGCCTCCGATCAGCACGGACGAAACCCCGACGTAGCACACCGAGATCCGACAACGAGAACAGGGTAGTGGGCGGCGGCGCAGCAACAGAAACGGACCCGGAACGACCGGTGGCGGTCGGGACCCACGAACGATAGCTCGGATCGATGGCAGGCGATCGAACTGCTCGAAGGGCTCGCACTCGAGGAGTACGGAGCGAAGCGCTTCGGTGCGCTCGCGTGCCCCCCGCAGGATACGGCCGGGGAGATCGGCGAGACGGAGACCGACGACAGCGGTACGGAGAAAGCGTGTTCGGAGGGATTTCACGAACGGGGTCGTCGTGATCGAGGAGAGTCGAACGAGGCAGAGGCGGTGTGAGCCGAACGGGTGGGGCGAACGTCTCAATCCAGCGGTGGGATGAGCGTCCCCTCGGTTCGCAGCATGAGAACGACGACGACGGCGACGAAGACGAGCGAACCGGGGACCGCGATCCAGAGGGCAGCTGCGAGAGAGGCCCCCGTCACCAGTCGGACGAACAGCAGCGAGGGAAAGACCGTCGTGATGGAGACGGCGATGGCGACGGTGACGAACAGTACCTGCTCGCGGTCGAACATCCCCGTAACGTCGGGGGACGAATCGTATGTGCGTATCGGTCCTACGAGAAGCTCCGGAGCGTCTCGGTGATCACGTCGACGCCGATACGGATGCACTCCTCGTCGACGTCGAAGTAGGCGGTGTGGTGGCCGGCGACGTTGCTCGCGCCGATCCCCACGTAGGTCGCCTCGCCGCCCCCCTCCTGCACCCGGCGAATGAGGTACGAGGCGTCCTCGCTTCCGCCGAAGTCCGAACGCTCGGTGACGGTCTCGACACCGGAGACCGATCCGGCCGCGTCGGCCACGCGCTCGACCATCGCGTCGTCGGCGACGAAGCTCGTCGTCTTCCCGTACAGCGACGTCTCGACCTCGCAGTCGTGCATTTCGGCGGCGGCGCCGACGATGCGTTCGGCGTGATCGAGCATGTACTCGTTCAGCTCGGCGGTCTCGCCGCGGACCTCGACGCGCATTCGTGCGTCCTCGGGGATCACGTTCTGGTTGTTCGGCGACTCGACCATCCCGACGTTGATCCGGGTCGCGCCCTCGGCGTGTCGGGGGATGCCGTAGAGTCCCTGTACCGCGGCCGCGAGCGCCTGCATCGCGTTCCGGCCCTCCTGTGGCGCGCCGCCGGCGTGGGCGGGCTCGCCCGAGAAGGCCACGTCGAGTTTCGCGTTCGAGAGCGGGCGTTCGTAGCCCGCGACGACGGTTCCCGTCTCGCGGTCCAGACCGACGTGTACGGCGAGGAGGGCGTCGACGTCGGAGAGGAGGTCGGTCCGGCTCATCGGGTAGCCCCCGCGGCCGCCCTCCTCGGCGGGCTGGACGAACAGGCGGAGCGTGCCGTCGAACCCCGTCTCGGGGACTGCGCGAGCGACGCCGATCCCGATCGCCGCGTGTGCGTCGTGGCCGCAGGCGTGCATCTCGTTCGGGTGGACGCTCGCGAACCCCTCCCGCGCCGGCCTGTGGTCGTCGCCGTCGGCCTCCGAGCGGGGCAGCGCGTCGATGTCGACGCGGACCCCGACGACGGGGCCGTCGCCGAAGCGCCGCTCCGCGACCAGCCCGCTGATCCCCTCCATGCGGTCGAGGTACGCCTCTGGAGCGCCCGCCTCGCGTGCCCGCCGCAACGCGGCGTCGAGCTCCTCCTTCCCGGGAACCCCGAGGCGATCGTCGGGGGAGAGGGCGTCGGAGCCGAGGGAGAGGTCGTAGCCGAGCTCCTCCAGTTCCTCGGCGAGCAGGGCTGTCGTTCGGAACTCCGTCCAGCCGACCTCCGGGTACCGGTGGAGGTCCCTGCGGAGTTCGACGAGCGACCAGTCGCTGATGGTTGCCATACGTGAGCCGCGGGCCCCCGGGGCTAAAACGCTCGGGCCCCGGCAGCGAACGGTAGAGTGATTCCTCGGGAGCGAAAAGCCCCGTCCATGATCGGACGGTCGGGACCGACGCCGCGGAAGCCGAAGGGCTACGGCCTCGCACTGATCAGCCTCGGCGTCTCGGTGCTGTTCGGCGCCGTCGCGCTCGCTTACTTCTGGTACCAGGGCGACCTCTTCACCGGGGTCGGCTTCGCGCTGTTGATCCTCGTCGCCGGTGCCTGGGAGTTCCGCAGACGGCTCGTCGACGCCCGGACCGCGGAGGAGCTGGAGGCCGACGCAGAAGAGCGCAGGGAACGAAACCGGGGATAGAAAGCCGGGGGTAAGTAGCTGGGGCGTCTCCGCTCCGCCATGGACACCGAGGCGGTCGTCGACGCGGCGACCTACCTGGCGGAACGGCTCGAGGACGACGGGACGGTCGCGCACGCGGTCGTCGGCGGCGAGCACGCCCTGCGTGCGCGGATCGACGTCACCGAACGGCGGAAGCCGAAGTCGGCGATCGACGTCGAGGAGAGCGGCGTCTGGTGTCGCGTGTTCGCCCACGGGAGCGTCGAGTACCGACACAGCGGTTCGCTCGAGCGCGAGGAGCTCGACAGGCTGGCCGAGCGCGCGGTGAGCAGCTGTCGGCACCTCGCGACCGACACCCCCGTGAGCTTCGACGCGGGATCGCTCCACCGCGACGTCCACCACGGCTGGGCGAGCGCGGACGACCACCTCGACGACCGTACCGTCGAGGAGAAGGCCGACGACTGCGTCGACGCCTTCTCCGCACACCTCGACGCCGAGTGCGGTCGTGCCCGCCTCCGGTACCGCGACGAGTGCCGCGAGACGACGCTGCTCGAGACGAGCGGGTCGGCTGTGCGAACCCGGATCGACCGAGCCTCCGTCGACGCGACGCTCGCGGACGACGGGGCCGTCCGAACGCACCTCGGAACGACGAACGGGACGGCGATCTTCGAGGAGCTCCCTGTGACGCTCTCGGTCCTGCGAGATCGGTTCGAACGGGCACGATCGAGCGAGACGACGGCGATCGAGCACGACGACGAGCGGGAGGTGCTGTTCGCGCCGGCCGCGGCCGGCCGCCTCGTCAGGGGGCTCGTCACGTACCTCGAAGCCGACGCGGTCGCGACCGGACTGAGCCCGTTCGCGGTCGGCGATCGTTTCGGTCCCGACGCGCTCTCGATCCGCGATACGGTCACGGCAGGCGGGTTCGCCGCCCTGGCCTACGACACGGAGATCCGACCGACGACGCCCGTCTCGCTCGTCGAGAGGGGGCGGATATCTACGTTGCTCCACGACTCGGTGAGCGCGATCGACCACGGGGCGAGGCCGGCCGGCTCCGTCCTCGCCGGCACCGAACGGGAGTTTCCCCCACGGATCGCCCCGCGACACCTCGACGTCGCCTCCGGGTCGGTCCCGGCCGAGGAGCTCCGCGAGCGGGCGTCGGTCGTCGTCGAACGGCTCGGGATGCCACGGTGGAGAAACGAGACGACGCGGACGCTCAGGTCGAGTCACGTCCCCCCGGACGTCCACTACGCCGCGACGATGGGCGAGCGCGCGCCCGACGGCGGTCCCGAACGGCTCTCGATTCCGATCGAGGAGGGCTACCTGCTCTCCGGGGAGGAACGGGGAGCGCGCCTCGACGGCGCGTCGGTCGAGGTCGAACCGTCAGCGCTCCGGGGGATCACCGCCCTCGGCGAGGTGCGAGAGACGCTCACCGGAACGGTCGAGAAACACCGAACGACGCTCCCGTTCGAGGTGACGTCGCCGGCGATCGTCTGTTCCTGTCGGCTACGCTGAGAGAGAAATCAGTCGCCTGCGGCCGCCTCGCCGGGAGCGGGGTCGTCGACGCCCCGTTCTCCCGACTCGCTGGGTTCGTAGAGGTGACAGGCGACCCTGCGCTCGTCCGCGATGTCGAGGCGCTCCTCGGCCGCGGGATCGACCCGCTCGCAGACCGAGTGAAAGCGCTCGCGGAGCAGGTCGCCCGCCCGTTCCGTCTCGCCCTCCGCGAGCAGGTCGATCGCCTCCTCGAGCACCTCCCGGTTCTCCCTCGACGGGTCGCCGAGGACGAACTCCTCGCGCAGGATCTCCTTGAACTCTTCGGGCTCCGAGCGTCCGTCCCCACCGGTCCGTTCCCAGTAGGACTCGGCGTCGAAGCCGCGGTCGACCCTCGCGCGCAGCGACATCGCCCCGCGGAAGGTGCGCTGGTCGATCGAGAGCTCCTTCGGCGGGATGATCTCCGGACAGCGGTTGCGGAACCGACAGCCCGAGGGGACGTGTACCGCGTCGCCGACCTCGCCCTCGAGTTCGACGCGCTCTCGGCCCGTCGTCGGGTCCGGGACCGGAACCGCGTTGATCAGCGCCTGCGTGTAGGGGTGTTTCGGGTCGTCGATGATCTGTTCGGTCGTCCCGATCTCGACGATCCGACCCATGTACATGATCGCGATCCGGTCGCACATGTGGCGGAGAAGCGAGAGGTCGTGGCTGATGTAGACGATCGAGAGCCCGAACTCCTTCGTCATCCGCTCGAGCAGCGAGAGCACGCCCGCCCGGAGGCTGACGTCGAGCATCGACACCGGCTCGTCCGCGATGATGAAGTCCGGGTCGAGGACGATGGCGCGCGCGATGGCGATGCGCTGTCGTTCCCCGCCGGAGAGCTCGTTCGGGTACGAGTCGAGGTACTGCTCTGCGGGCTGGAGCTCGGCGAACTCGAGCGCGCGGGCGACGCGTGCGCGCTTGTTCGGCACGTCGTGGATCTGCAGCGGCTCCGCGAGCGTGTCGTAGACGGTCATCCGGGGGTTCAGGCTCTCGAACGGGTCCTGGAAGATCATCTGGACGTTCTGCCTGAACTGCTTCAGCTCCGACCCCTCGAGGTCGGTGATGTCCTCGCCCCGGAACCGGATCGTCCCGCCGGTGGGCTGGTGGAGCTTCGCGAGCGTCTTCGCGGTCGTGGTCTTCCCACAGCCGGATTCGCCCGCGATCCCCATCGCCTCGCCGGGGTAGAGCTCGAAGTCGACGCCGTCGACCGCGTGAACGTACTCCTTCTCCGCACCGGTGAAGCGGGCCCTGAGGTCGTTGACGATCCCGCTGTTCACCTCGAAGTGTTTGTTGAGCCCCTCGACCTCGAGGATCGGCTCGGGGTCGGCGCTCACGTGCCGGACACCTCCCTGCCGGCCTCGGTCCGTTCCCAGACCCGCAGCTCACCCGCGTAGGGTCGCAGCTCGCTGTCGACGCGGTCGGTGTGGTGACATCGCGTCTCGAGGTTCCCGTTCTGGACCGCGGGTG
This region of Halalkalicoccus sp. CGA53 genomic DNA includes:
- the carB gene encoding carbamoyl-phosphate synthase large subunit; translated protein: MSDEQRTILLIGSGPIQIGQAAEFDYSGAQACRALAEEGVRVVLVNSNPATIMTDPEMADRVYIEPITTEAIAEIIRKEEPDGVIAGLGGQTGLNVTAELAEEGVLEEYDVEIMGTPLETIYATEDRELFRQRMESIGQPVPQSTTISLDEGESVTDFDEDAFRRRVERAVESVGGLPVIARTTYTLGGSGSGVVGEMDELVERVRRGLRLSRNNEVLVTESIAGWIELEYEVMRDADDSCIIICNMENVDPMGIHTGESTVVTPSQVIPDDGHQEMRTAALDVIRELGIQGGCNIQFAWREDGSPGGEYRVVEVNPRVSRSSALASKATGYPIARVTAKVALGKRLHEIENEITGQTTAAFEPAIDYVVTKVPRWPKDKFTDVDFTLGTAMKSTGEAMAIGRTFEESLLKALRSTEYDPAADWAEVGDDELESSYLEAPTPDRPYAIFEAFERGYSVPDVASLTGIHEWYLERYANVAEATLAASEGEFAPAAAVGMTNRAVATVGGTDVEAVESVAPSRSYKQVDTCAGEFAASTPYYYSTRDLGDRLGRDEVQVDRDVESVVVVGGGPIRIGQGVEFDYCAVHAVRALREMGIEAHVVNNNPETVSTDYDTSDGLFFEPITAEEVADVIEATGADGVMVQFGGQTSVNVGEPLQEELERRDLDCAVLGTTVEAMDLAEDRDRFNALMDELGIAQPEGATARSEHEALTLAHDIGYPVLVRPSYVLGGRAMEIVHDDEELETYIEEAVRVSPDRPILIDEFLQGAIELDVDAVADGEDVLIGGIMEHIESAGVHSGDSACLIPPRSLDEETLARVREVTEEIARGLQTVGLLNVQLAVKDGSVYVLEANPRSSRTVPFVSKATGVPIAKLAAQVMAGASLAELDVEEGIPEHVSVKEVLLPFDRLPGSDPRLGPEMKSTGEVMGTAESFGKAYDKAQDATGKPIPKEGTVAVDLSASSFPDPGTEEGEALVARFAEHFAFSEAVDLVSAAREGKLDLIVSRDRDLLEVAVEEEITYFSTPASARAALDAIEAADENPSVLAVSDRPLVAGTWGHTSTNSS
- a CDS encoding CapA family protein, whose amino-acid sequence is MTDATLALAGDAIVTQRLRTRADSGLDRLVETIRGADAAVANLEVLLTDGDGIPAARSGGTYMDAPSWVADELVWMGFDLLAAATNHAGDLSLPGMELTMRALDERAIPYAGLGATLAAARAPTYAERPCGRVGLVAAATSFVPGTEAGHQRPDLGGRPGVSPLRLETAYEIPAETFDLVTDLASDLGLEAPRERYRDLGFPVDGDGSDGFHFPNLRGKDVVFEEADDFGIRREVNEEDRDAVLARVEAANRQADLVVASLHVHEGAEGHRNDHSVPAFLERFAHDCVDAGADVVFGHGPHVVRGIELYDGAPICYSLGNLAMQNETIPTQPAELYDRYDLSHDALPADLYDARTEGDGERIGFLADEWFWLSVVPICRFEGGEVERIDLHPIDLGFEEPRSGRGYPRYADAETGERIVERLSELSAPYGTEVGFEDWRGTIRIS
- a CDS encoding M28 family metallopeptidase, with amino-acid sequence MDRTDWIGETYTSRLGRDLLFDLSEIGARLAASEGEREGHDRLAEAFEESGVRDVHAHEFEIPRWERGTSRFSIDVPRERAFDVISLPGSPAGEAEGEVVHLGYGLPEEFERSDLEGKIVVARSDAPSHHRWMHRREKYFRAYEAGAAAFVYQNHVPGCLPPTGSLGGGTDVMGPLPAVGISAEEGERLAQYARVGSIEGRVSVDVTVGDGISRNTIGTVGPATEEEVLVGAHVDGHDISEGALDNASGVAVLAEVARALVRIEADLETRVRLVGFGAEELGLIGSQTYADEHDLGGTKLVVNCDGAGRARDMAVRTCGFEGVAEVLEEVGSEYDQPIDRIPGVNPHSDHWPFVWRGVPGVQVRSVTGEGRGFGHTFADTFDKTDTRAVREHAILTTALVERVADPGTEIVSRSVDSIREELEAKELDVSMRVAGDWPYE
- a CDS encoding amidohydrolase, whose translation is MATISDWSLVELRRDLHRYPEVGWTEFRTTALLAEELEELGYDLSLGSDALSPDDRLGVPGKEELDAALRRAREAGAPEAYLDRMEGISGLVAERRFGDGPVVGVRVDIDALPRSEADGDDHRPAREGFASVHPNEMHACGHDAHAAIGIGVARAVPETGFDGTLRLFVQPAEEGGRGGYPMSRTDLLSDVDALLAVHVGLDRETGTVVAGYERPLSNAKLDVAFSGEPAHAGGAPQEGRNAMQALAAAVQGLYGIPRHAEGATRINVGMVESPNNQNVIPEDARMRVEVRGETAELNEYMLDHAERIVGAAAEMHDCEVETSLYGKTTSFVADDAMVERVADAAGSVSGVETVTERSDFGGSEDASYLIRRVQEGGGEATYVGIGASNVAGHHTAYFDVDEECIRIGVDVITETLRSFS
- a CDS encoding metallopeptidase TldD-related protein, whose protein sequence is MDTEAVVDAATYLAERLEDDGTVAHAVVGGEHALRARIDVTERRKPKSAIDVEESGVWCRVFAHGSVEYRHSGSLEREELDRLAERAVSSCRHLATDTPVSFDAGSLHRDVHHGWASADDHLDDRTVEEKADDCVDAFSAHLDAECGRARLRYRDECRETTLLETSGSAVRTRIDRASVDATLADDGAVRTHLGTTNGTAIFEELPVTLSVLRDRFERARSSETTAIEHDDEREVLFAPAAAGRLVRGLVTYLEADAVATGLSPFAVGDRFGPDALSIRDTVTAGGFAALAYDTEIRPTTPVSLVERGRISTLLHDSVSAIDHGARPAGSVLAGTEREFPPRIAPRHLDVASGSVPAEELRERASVVVERLGMPRWRNETTRTLRSSHVPPDVHYAATMGERAPDGGPERLSIPIEEGYLLSGEERGARLDGASVEVEPSALRGITALGEVRETLTGTVEKHRTTLPFEVTSPAIVCSCRLR
- a CDS encoding ABC transporter ATP-binding protein, with amino-acid sequence MSADPEPILEVEGLNKHFEVNSGIVNDLRARFTGAEKEYVHAVDGVDFELYPGEAMGIAGESGCGKTTTAKTLAKLHQPTGGTIRFRGEDITDLEGSELKQFRQNVQMIFQDPFESLNPRMTVYDTLAEPLQIHDVPNKRARVARALEFAELQPAEQYLDSYPNELSGGERQRIAIARAIVLDPDFIIADEPVSMLDVSLRAGVLSLLERMTKEFGLSIVYISHDLSLLRHMCDRIAIMYMGRIVEIGTTEQIIDDPKHPYTQALINAVPVPDPTTGRERVELEGEVGDAVHVPSGCRFRNRCPEIIPPKELSIDQRTFRGAMSLRARVDRGFDAESYWERTGGDGRSEPEEFKEILREEFVLGDPSRENREVLEEAIDLLAEGETERAGDLLRERFHSVCERVDPAAEERLDIADERRVACHLYEPSESGERGVDDPAPGEAAAGD